In the genome of Xanthomonas hortorum pv. pelargonii, the window AGCGGGTGGCGTCTTCCAGGCTGATCTGCGCGAATGGGATCTGCTTGGCACCCTTGCCGCAAACGTCTTCGTACTTGACCGTGTCGTAGCCCAGGTAGCGCTTGGCCAGGCTGTCCATGTCGTGACGGGCGCTGCCGGAATTGAGCACGAAGCTCTCCAGCAAGGTGTCGTCGCTGTAGCCGGCCAGGGCGATGCCGTGGCGGCGCATCACGTGCAGGTCGTACTTGCCGTGCTGGCCGAGCTTGCGCACGGCAGGGTCGGTAAGCAGCGGTGCCAACTGGGCCAGCGCCTTGCTGCGGTCGAGCTGGGCCGGAGCGCCGGGAAAGTTGTGGCCGAACGGCAGATACGCCGCCTGGCCAGACTCGGCGGCCACGCTCAGGCCGATCAGGTCGGCCTGCAGCGGATCCAGGCTGTCGGTTTCGGTATCGAAGGCGAACTGGCCGGCGGCGCGCAGGCGTGCGATCCAGCTGTCGAGCTGTTCCTGGGTGAGGATGGTGTCGTACTGGCCGGGTGTCGACAGCGCCGGGTCCACTTCCACCGGGGCGCTGACCGGGCCGGACACGAAGCCGGTGCCGCGCGCGCGGCCGGGTTCGGTGCGGGCGCTGGCTGCGGCGGCCCCCAACGGCATCGGCTCGGTCAGCAGGCCAGCCTGGGCAGCGGCGCCGCCGAGTTCGCGCAGCGCCTGGGTGAAGCCGTAGCGTGCGTACAGCACCGCCAGCGTTTCGGCGTTGGGCTCGCGCAGGTCCAGCGCGCGCGGGCCGCTGGCCAGGGTCACGTCGGTCTTGATGGTGACCAGTTCGCGGTTAAGCGGCAGCCGCGGCAACGCGGCGCGCAGGTTCTCGCCGATCTTGCCCTTGATCTTGTCGGCGTTGGCGATCACGCCGTCGAGCGAGTCGTATTCGGCAAGCCATTTGGCGGCGGTCTTGGGGCCGCACTTGTCCACGCCGGGCACGTTGTCGACGGTGTCGCCCATCAGCGCGAGCAGGTCGACGATCTGGTCGGGGCGCACGCCGAACTTGGCGATCACCGCCTCGTCCGAATCCATGCGGCTGCCGCTCATGGTGTTGACCAGTTCGATGCCCGGACGCACCAGCTGCGCGAAGTCCTTGTCGCCGGTGGAGATGGTGACGCTCAAGCCATCGGCGGCGGCCTGCAGGGCCAGCGTGCCGATCACATCGTCGGCTTCCACGCCGTCGATGCGCAGGATGTCGATGCCCAGCGCATGCACGATGTCGCACATCGGCTGCACCTGCGCGCGCAGGTCGTCGGGCATCGACGGGCGATTGGCCTTGTAGTCGGCATACAAGTCATCACGGAAGGTCTTGCCGGGCGCATCCACCACGAACGCGACATAGGCCGGACGTTCCTTCAAGGTGGCGCGCAGCATGTTGACCACACCGAACAAGGCACCAGTGGGCTCGCCCTGGGCATTGGTCAGCGGCGGAAGCGCGTGGAACGCGCGATACAGGTAACTGGACCCGTCGATCAGGACTAATTTGCTCATCGGCCAATTCTACCGCTGCACGCTCACCCCACGCCGCCCAGCGCATACTGAGCAACGACCTAGAACGGATGAAGACGATGATGAGAGCAAGTCTTTTGCTGCTGCCATTACTGCTGCTCGGCGGCTGTGCCACCAGCGGCGCCAGCGGCAACGTGCCGGCCGGTGCGGATGTCACCAGCAAGACCATGGGCAACGGCGACAAGGTCGACGAGTACCGGGTCAACGGCCAGCTGGAAATGGTGCGCGTGACGCCCGCGCGCGGTGCGCCCTACTTCCTGTATGACCGCGATCACGACGGCCATACCGATGCGGAAAAGGACAAGGTCAACAAGGTGTATTGGAAGTTGTATAGCTGGTGATTCGGGATTCGGGATTCGGGATTCGTAGAGCGTAAGCGCAGCGGCTCTTTGGCCGCTGGTGCCGGTGATGCCAACTTCGTATCAGCGTTGCGCAACAGCGGTGGTGGTCTCTGCGCTTGAGATGGCCGGCATTGCCTTGGCCGCTGCGGCCAGCGCCAGGGTCTGGCGTGCGGCAAGCAGCGGTTCTTCGGCATCGCCGTAGATACCGGTCAACATCTGCAGCGCTTGCTGCGCGTGGTCGCGCGCAGCGGCGATCTGGCCAAGCCTGCGCTCGGCCTCGGACATGCCGCGCAGGATCTCGGCGGTCTGTGGATGCGCACGGCCCAACACGCGCAAGGACGAGGCCAGGCAAGCGCGCTGTTCGACCAATGATGCCTGCACCTGCCCGGCATCCAGCAACCAGAAGGCATGGTTGCTGCGGTAGGTGATCGTGGCCCGCGCATCGTCGCCGAAGGCGGCGCGTGCGCGCTCCATCGCAGCGCGGTAATGCGGGCCGGCTTCGGCCAGCTTGCCTTGCTGACGCAAGGTGTCGGCGAGATTGCCTTCCACCATCAAGGTATCGGCGGCGTTGTCGCCGTACAGCTTGCGGGTAATACGCAGCAGCGGCGCGAGTTCGGCTTCGGCAGCGGCAAACTCGCGCTGCATCAGCAAAAACACCGCCAGGCTGTTGCGCATCGACAGCACCAGCGGATGCTCTGGCCCACGCACGCCAATGCGCTCGCGCAGCAGGCTGCGCTGCAAGGCGATGGCCGGTGCAAGCTGCCCATTCCCAGCCAGCATGCCGGCGTAGCTGTTGCCGGCATCGATGCGGCGTTCTGCTGTGGTGGCCACGTTGGCCAATGCGGCGACGTAGGCATGCCGGCTTTCCGCCAGCGCCTCCAGCATGCGGCCTTGATCGCGCAGCGCCCATGCCAGCCGGGCACGCATGTCGTTACCCAGGCTCTGCTGCTTTGCGCTGCCGCGCGCGGCCTGCGCCATGCCGGCGCGCAGCACGCGCTCGGCCTCGCGCGATTGACCCGCACCACTGAGCGCCTGGCCCAGCATGGAGGCCGCTTCCAGCGCCGGCTCGCTGCCGGCACCCGTGCTCTGCTGCGCCAGCGCCTGCGCGGTGCGCAGATGCGCAACCGCCTGCGGATAGTCCGACAAGGCGATCAGCGTGCGACCCAGCGTCAGTTCCACCTCGGTGCGTGCATCCGGTTGATCGGCCAGCTCGCGCGCGGCGCGCTGCGAGGCCTGCTGCAGCAAGCGCAACATCAGCGTCTTGTCCAGATCCTGCGCGATGCCAGGGTCCACGCTGGACAACACCGAGCTCATGAAATCGCCAGTGACCTGCGCGCGTTGCGCATCGCGCGCGGCTTGCTGCAGCGACCACAACGTGGCGCCCAGACCACCCATCAGCGCGATCGACACAAGACCGGCAGCCAGCACGCCGCTGCGATGGCGTTGGGCGAACTTGCGCAGCCGCCACCACCGGCCCGCCTGCAACGCGCGTGGCGGGTAGCCATCGAGCCAACGATGCAGTTCGTCCAGCAAGGCCGATACCGACGCATAGCGTGCAACGGGCTCGGGCGCCAACGCGCGCAACACGATCGCATCCAGGCCGTCGCGCAATTGCCGCTGCAGTCGGGCGTGGGTGGTCGCGCGTGCGGCGCAGATCCGTGCACGCGCATCGGCCGGCACTGCCGCCACGCGCTGCGAGGGGGGCTGCGGCAGCCCATCCTGCCCGGCCACCGGTGCCAGCCCGCAGCTCAACTCATAGAACATTGCGCCCAACGCATAGATGTCGCTGCGCGCATCCACGTCCTGCTCGCCGCGCGCCTGTTCCGGGCTCATGTAGCCGGGCGTACCGCGGCCATGCGCGGAGGTCATGCCGGGATTGGCCGCATCGATGGCGATGCCGAAGTCGATCACGCCCGGCATCGGCCGCCCATCGATGTCGCTGACCAGCACGTTGCTGGGTTTGAGGTCGCGATGGATCACGCCTTTCTGGTGTGCGTGCTGCACCGCCTCGCTCACCCGCAGCATCAACAACACGCGCGCATGCAGCGAGAGCAGATGCGCATCGCACCACCAGGTGATCGGCTCGCCGCGCAGGTATTCCATCACCAGATACGGGCGGCCGTGCGCATCGGTGCCCACATCGTGAATCTGCGCGATCGCCGGGTGCACCATTTGCGCCAGCAAGCGGCATTCGAACTCGAACAACGCGCGGCCCTGCACATCCAGCGCATCGGCGGCCACCAGCTTGATCGCCACCTCGCGCTCGTAAGCGCCGTCGGCGCGATGGCCCAAATACACCTGACCCATGCCGCCGGCGCCGATCAGGCGGTCGATCGCCCATGCACCAAAGCGCGTGCCGGCCGGCAGCTCCGGCAATGGCGCGCGTAAGGCGGCCACGGCCTGTTTCAACGGCGCACGCACGCGCAGCGTGGCCTGCGATTCCACCGCCAGCATCGCCAGCAACGCATCGCGCAGCACCACATCGTCACCGGCCTGCGCACGCGCGGATGCCTCGCGCGCCTCCACCGGCAGTAGGCAGGACTGATGAAATAACGCCTCCAGGCGTTGCCAGGAAGTGGCGACAACGCTCACAGCTGCGCCGCCAGCCACACCCGCGCAAAGCGCAGATCGCGCTCCAGCGTGGGCACCGACACCTCCAGTTGCTCGGCCGCCTCGGCCACACTGAAACCCACCAGCTCGGTCAGCGCGAACGCCTTGGCCTTGCGCTCGTCCACGCGCGCCAGCTTGTCGAAGGCATCGGCCACCATCAGCAAGGCCTCCGGTCGCGGCGCGCCATCGGACAGACTGATGGTCAACGTCACCGCCTGCCCACCCCGCTTGGCGCTGGCCTGCTGCCGCGCCAGATCCACCAACAGGTGGCGCATCTGCAGTGCGGCAACCGAATAGAAGTGCGCACGCGAGCGAAAGCCCTGCTGCCCCTGCTCCAGCCGCATCCACGCCTCATGCACCAGCTCGGTGGCCTGCAGCCCGCCGCGCGCATTGCGCCGCAGTAGCCGCAACGCCGTCTCGCGCAGCACCATGTACACCTGCCGCGCCAATGCATCGCCCGCGCCGGGCTCCTCGCGCTGCCAGGCCTGCAACAACTCGGTGATCGGCAGCTCGGACATCGGGCCCATCTCGCCTGCGTGGGAGCGCAGTATCCCGCATTGGCGGCCGGGTAGGCGTTTCAAAACCAAACGGTTTAGCTCGCTTGCGCCGGACCTGGCAAACGCGCCTCGGGCCGGCCAGGTCAGGCAGCCATCAAGGTGCGGGCTGCCAGGTCGGCCCCTGACATATGAAGGCCACGCAGCCCTCCACCTTCAAGGAGCCATCGGCGCCACGCTTGATCTTGGCGTTGTAGGTCTTGCCGGATTCGGGGTTGTAGATCTTGCCTTTCCACAGATCTCCTGCATCCACCAGCTCGCTGAGGATCACCGTGCCTTCCATGGGGTTGTGGCGCTTGGCCGGATCCGGATTGAACGCATCGGTCTTCCGGCTACCGGGCTTGGTCCGCAGCACCTTGACGATGGTGCCGCACAGCGACGTGCCGCAGGGCTGGATGTCGACCAGTGCCTGCTGGTTATCGGTGAACCATTTTCCGGTGATGGGTTCGGCGGCGAATGCAGGCGTGCTCTGCACGACAAGGCCGAAAACGACATAACATACTGCAGAGATGCATTTCATTGGATTTCCCCAAGCTTCGATAAGAGCAATTGACGCGCGAACGTGCTTTCGCTGATGCAGCGTCGCTGACACAGCCGCAGCAGCGTTAGAATCAGGCGAGTCAGATCGTATCGATGCAGTCTTGGGAGATGATTAGATCACTTGCCAGCAAGCACGCATGGCCGCATCCATGGAAACTTTTGACCTGATATCAGGCTTGCACCGATTGCGCTTACCTTGCTGATGTCGAATAGCTTGGTGACCGAAGTAACAAGCGAACCTCGCCCACTGCTATCGCCCAGAAAAAATTTCAATCGCATTGCATCATCACAAGAGCAAATCGTTAGCTGGGCATCCTGCAAACGCTGGCTCACTTCTCCCACTGCCTCGCCCTAAAGTACAAGGATCGTCATGTCTGTCATCCATCGTCGTGAGCTGTTGATTGGCGGGCTGACGTTGCCACTGTGGTCACTGCCGATCGCTGCTCATGCAAAAACATCAAGCCCGCCTGCATCGTTCGAAACATTGCTGCGCCCAACCGTGCACACCGGTCAGGAGCAGTGGGCCTTGCAAGCACGCATGCAACATCACCGAGTGCCAGGCGTGGCAGTTGCGATCCTGCGCGGGGGACAGATCCACAGCATCAAAGGCTTCGGATCGACAACGGCGGGACGTCGCTCACCGATCGGCGAAGACACCTTGTTCTCGGTTGGCTCGGTCAGCAAGGTAGTGACGGCCGCGCTGTGCGTGAAGCTTGCCGCGCTTGGCATCGTGGATCTGGATACAGACGTCGGCACCTGGCTACGCCGTTGGCAGATACCGCAAGGGCCGGACGGCGATACCAGCAAGATTTCCCTGCGCATGCTGCTGTCGCATACAGCAGGTTTCAACGTGCACGGCTTCAAGGACTTCGACCCAGGCGCTGCATTGCCCACGCTGGTACAGACGCTCACCGGCACATCGCCCGCAGTCAACAAGCCTTTGCAGCGGATCGATATTGCCGGCACCCGCGCGCGTTACTCCGGTGGCGGTTACATGATCGCGCAGGCGGTGATCGAAGACGCTGTGGGCAAACCGTTGAATGCGATTGCCACCGAGCATCTTCTTGGCCCATTGGGCATGCGCAGGAGCCGGTTCGATGCAGGCCTTGCCGCAGACACGCGCGATGTGGCGCACGCACACGACGACTCGGGCGCTCATGTTGCACTACCGCGTGGATGGCAAAGTTTCCCGGAACTGGCGGCGTCCGGCTTCTGGACCTCGGCCAAGGAGTTGAGCCGCTTGGTCATCGCGTTGGGTAGCTCCTACCGCAGCAGTGTCGGATTTCTGCCGCAAGCTTTGGCTATCGACATGATGACCGAGGTGGCCCCCGGCATCCACGGGCTCGGGCCACGCCTCGCCGGGCAAGGGCAATCGCGCATCTTTCATCACGCCGGAGCCAACGACAGCTACAAGGCCTATCTCGAAGGAAATCTCGAGAGCGGCGACGGCCTGATCGTGCTCACCAACGGTGAAAACGGCGACTTGCTCCATAACGAGATTCGCAACGCGGTCTCCGATGCGCAGCATTGGCCAGGCGATTGGTCGGTGCAAGTCAGCCCGGTCGATTTCACAGCCCTCCTGAAGGACTACACCGGCCGCTATGTGCGGCGGCCCAATCAGGAACCGCTGCTCACCGGCGTGCTGGATCTGAGCTTTCTCGGCGAGGAGGTCGTGATTTCGCAAAGCAGCGAGGGATTGGTGCTGGAAGGTAAAAGCAGGCCTCGCTCGCTGAAGCCGCTCAACAGCCATCGCTTTGTTGCCGATGCAGCGATTCCTGCGGGGACGCTGCAGTTTCAGTTTGATCGAGACAGCGATCGTCGTGTGGTGACGCTGAGAGTGATGGCTGGGGATGGAGTGATGGTTTTTGCGCCCGAGTGAAGCAAGCTTGGAAAGCAGCATAAAATTTCTACCATGGCGCCGATGGCTGGTAACAGAGCACGGGCATGATGCCCGAAGCACGCCGTCGCATTTACTGCCCCCTATCGTGGCAAATAACATTGGCTGATTCGCATAAAGTCTCGGTCATGGGTGTCACCAGAGTGTGCACACCAATTGATTCGGCGCCTGGACTCATGCCGCTTGCCAACGTCTTCCAAGCTCGAGTCATGATCAGGAATTAGATAGACGCACTATCCGACACAACGTCTTGGGGCCCCGTCGGGATCGAGACGCGTTGAAAAACCGGCCGCAATCGATTCGTTGCGGCCGGTCTTTGCCTGACATCCTGCAATCAGCTGCCTTTGATAAAGGCAATCGCCGGATCACTCGAGTTGTACCTCACGTAATGGTCGCCATTGCGATACGTGTTGACCTGATAGCTGTCGCCTGTCTTGTCGTAGAAATAGTAGTCGTAGTGTTCGGTGTTGCTGAAATACAGGATATATGCCCAGGTCCCGCCGTAGGCTCCAAGATTATAGCGAGAAATCGCGGCAATCGATTTGACCTCTGCGGTGGTATCGGTCCAATTGTTTCCGGTCAGCGGCCAAGCGACAGCAATGCCGAAATCTCTCTTCGCTTCTTCGCCTGCAGCATCGGCTTGCTCCGTCTCCTGGCTGCTGCCGCGAAACCCGATTTGGTAGGGAATTCCTTTGTCGCTGACGGCGTCGGTCCATTCGATACCGGATTCATCATGCGGATGTGGCGATGCGTTGCTCATTCGTTATCTCCTGATGGCAAACCAAGACAATGCGTTCCGGCTGGAACACTGCTACAACCTGAAAGTGATGACGATGTCGCTGCCGGCGTGTCCCGATTCCGGGTCAACGCCAGACTGGCAAACAACGCAGAGCGAGCTGCGAGGTAGATGTGGACGAAACGATTGGAACCTAGCGTGCGGGCTGTCCACGCAGCTGCGCTCCGGCAGCTCCACGCTGCACCTACGCGAAAATCCGATATTTGCCCTATTTCCAGCGGCTGGCGACCCAGTCACGCGTCTGTTTCCACGCATCTGTCTGCAGGTAAGCCTGGGTTTCGCTGGCCAGATCAGCGACATGCTTCCAGTCATCCAGTGCGTAAGGACGTTTCAGTTCGACATTGGCGCGCTTGAAGTTGCCGGCCAGCACCTGCTCGGCCTGGATGCTTGCAAGTTCGGCCGTTGCATCCATGGTCAGATTCAGTAGCGGCATGGCCGGCACCGAGCCGCTTGCCCAGGGATACAGCCAGGATTTTGCGCCCCAGTCGAGCGGGTTGCCGATTGCGGTGGATGGAATTCCTTGCGGGCTGCTGCCGGTTCCAAGCGAGAGCAGCTGGATATCGCCGACGCTGTTCACCAGGCCACTTGCAATGGCCTCGGCCACGGCGGTCATGGCCGGATTGTTGGCGAACACGCCGCCGTCGGCGAAGAAGCCATAGTCGCCGTATGCTCCGGAAATCCGATAGGGCGGAAAGTAGGTTGGCGCGGCAGACGTGGCCAATGCGGCATCGACCATGCTGATCTGCCTGTACGCATTGTTGACGCCGTTGGAGAACGTGGCAGGCATCCAGTTCCCACTGGTCGCGTCCCACAGGCGCGCGGCGTTGACGACGACGAGCCGCTTCGCATCTGCAAGCGACGTTGTACCCAACAATCCGCTTGCGATCTGGATCAATCCATCGTTCTTGTACTGGCTGCTGAAGAAGCCCGGCCCGCTCCCCAGCGTCGCGTCCACCCCTTGCTGTTGCGACTCGGCCTGTTGATCGAGAAGCCACCCGTTGGGTTCGAAAATGCTTGCGCCTTTGGTCATGTACATCTCGATAATCGTGTTGATCGAGACGTTTTGCACCAATGCCAGAGCAAGCAGGCCACCGGTGGAAGTGCCGGCAAAGCAATTTGCATGGCTGAGGATGTTGCTGTGCTGGTCCAGGTCCTGGATGAGGATCGCGGTGATCAGTCCTCGAATTCCGCCGCCATCGCAGCTGATGATATTGAACGACATTGAAGTCTCCTGGAGAGCGAGCACTGTCTTGAAACGTGTGTACGAAGGCGTCAAGAGCAAGCGATCTGACTGTCCCGCTAGCGCGGGATACCAACAGCTGTCAGGACGATTCCACGTGTGCGTGAGAGTGGTGGCGACGACGCTTCCGTCTCCCGTTGCGTCACCCTAGAAGCACCTTCGTCGATCACCCGACAAATCGTCTCACCGCATTGATCATGTGATCTGCCATCACCTTGCTGCGTGCCTTCGGTCGTGCTGAGCTCGGTATTCACTTGGCGGCCGGCATCGCGCTGCAGACCAGCGAATCAGCGAATCGGCGCGACCTCATGCAGCGCAGCGCTAGCCAGCACTGTTCCCACCCTGATCTCGATGCGATGCCGTTGCTATGGGCCTTGCATTGGGCGCTACCCAAAGCGCAGGCAGGGTCCATGCGGCTTCCCGGCGTCGCGGTGCATTGAGGAAGGGGCCAGCCGGTTGGTCTGGATCGCCGTCGATCGCATCGATGCGTGACGCAGCACGGAGTTCATAAAAGACCGTGATGGGTTGGCGCCGCTTTTCTCGGTTGATCAGATAACAGGCCCCGGGGAGTGGGCCGCAGGCAGCACCCGCATGAGCAACACCGGCTATTACAACGCCATCGTCCCGCAGGCATCGGCATCGGTGGTGGCGCACGCGCCGCTGATGATCGATCTGCTGGCCTACATCGAGCAGCACATCGGCGAGGCCGAGCTCGGTACCGAGTCCTTGCAACAGGCGTTCGCGTTGTCGCGCGCCTCGTTGTACCGGCTGTTCCAGTCGCGTGGCGGCGTGGCCCGCTACATCCGCGAGCAGCGCCTGTGCACCGCGCACCGCTATTTGCAGGCCTACCCGGAGTGCAGCCTGACCTGGTTACTGTATGAGATGGGCTTCGCCTCGGAACGGCAGTTTCAACGCTGTTTTCAGCAGCGTTTCGGCATGCAGCCGATGCAATGGCGCCGCCACTGTCGGGCTGCGCCGGCAACGCATTCGCCGCGCCGCGGCCACTACATGCCGCTATGGCGCTTCATGCGCGAGCTGAGCCAGGAGGCGCAACGCGATCACACGCCGGTGCGCCCTGGCACGCTGCCGGTCCAGCCCGCCCCGCTGATGCATACCGAAGCGCTACGGCGTCTTGCACGGCCGGCGAGCCGCTTTGCGGGTCAGCCTGAAACAATGGAAAACTGATCCGTAATCCGCGTAGGAGCGTGCTTGCGCGCGATGGGGCGTTACCGGTAACGCCTCTCGCGCTCAGGCGCGCTCCTACAGTGGAATGTGCGATGCGCTGAGCGTGTTCTTGCACAGCAAAACATCCGCCAGTCAGCGAATCACCAACACCGGAATCGAACTGTTGGTCAGCACTTCCACCGTCTGGCTGCCGAGCAGCATACGGCGCACGCCGCGGCGCCCGTGCGAGGTCATGATGATCAGATCGCTGTTGCAGTCCTTGGCGGTCTGCACGATGCCTTCGGCAGCGAACCGATCCAGCACGTGATGCGAGGTGGCCTTGATATTGGCCGCCACCGCCAGTTCCAGCGCCGGGCGCAGAATCTTCTCGGCAGCCGCCTCGCGCTCGGTGCGATATTCCGGGCTCGCTTCGTAGCCCACGCTCCAGCCCATCGCGTCGTACATGCCCATCGCCCACGGCTCGGACACGGTGACGATATCGACCTTGCCGCCAGTGGCCTTGGCCAATTCAAGGCCCTGGAACAAACCACGATGCGACAGCTCGGATGCATCGATGGCAATCAGGATACGTTTGTACATGGTGACCTCCGAAGTGACCGGCAGCATCGCCGGTGATGGCAGCCTGACAGGATGCAGCGACGCAGACATTGATGTGAATCAATCCAGCTGCAGCGGTTGCAGTCGTGCTCAAGCAGGGTTGTAGAGCTCGCCCGACGCATTTTTTCGCACATCCTGCCCTGTGTTCCTCTGCGTTCGATTCGACTGCAGAGTGTCACGGATGATGCTGTGAATGCATCGGGCAGCGCACAACGGCACGCTCGTAGTGACAGTTACATGTCCAATTTACGACCGAGATGCGTGGATGCACCGCGCTCGTCTGCTGTCGGATGCGTTGCACATGTGCGCATGATATGGAAACTTTCGCTGGCCGCTGGTATTGCCCAGCTCAACAGCCTCTAGCAGGACTGGCTGAAATTCACGAATGCTCCAGTGTGATCATCGTAGAAAATGTACAGATGCGCAGTGTCGTGACGGAGGCTGCCAATGTCGATCTGCCCTAAAAAACCAACGGCCTTCCTTCAACGAAGGGCCAATCAGGGCCTTGCAGCCACTTCGGCGCCGATTTCAAGAAACGAAAATCCTGCGCGATCTTGTCTTTTAGAATCTTCACCAGTTCCTTTCCCTGGCTATCGCCCAGTCCATCGATAGTGCGGGAAAAGTACCACCATGGAAGATCCAGCCATTTAGGCTGAACCTTCAGCGTCAACTCGAATAACTCGCCATATTTCTCACTACAGCTATGCGCAATCTCGTGTTTCTTCAAGAAGCTGCAAAGTAGCTTTTGAACATTGTAGACAGAGCCGATCCGGCTGTAGTCCTGACTGATCAGATGCTTGTAGAGATCAGCTTCCTGGATGTAGGCAGGAAGTTGAACTTCATTCTTTAGAAGACGTTCGAAGGATGCATCTGACTGAATCTTCCGTTCAAATTCCTCTGCAGAAATCGAGGCTTCCACAAAAGCTTTTATCGTCGCTTCCACCATCATTGCTTCGCTCCGTCCTGTGGAAATTCGCGCATCGCCACTGCCAGCCAC includes:
- a CDS encoding universal stress protein, which produces MYKRILIAIDASELSHRGLFQGLELAKATGGKVDIVTVSEPWAMGMYDAMGWSVGYEASPEYRTEREAAAEKILRPALELAVAANIKATSHHVLDRFAAEGIVQTAKDCNSDLIIMTSHGRRGVRRMLLGSQTVEVLTNSSIPVLVIR